A single window of Trachemys scripta elegans isolate TJP31775 chromosome 18, CAS_Tse_1.0, whole genome shotgun sequence DNA harbors:
- the LOC117867416 gene encoding NADPH--cytochrome P450 reductase isoform X2, translating into MGCVYSVPQEDLTRGRTSSVRESSFVEKMKKTGRNIVVFYGSQTGTAEEFANRLSKDAHRYGMRGMSADPEEYDLSDLSRLSEIDNSLAVFCMATYGEGDPTDNAQDFYDWLQETDTDLTGLKFAVFGLGNKTYEHFNAMGKYVDKRLEQLGAQRMFELGMGDDDGNLEEDFITWREQFWPAVCEHFGVEATGEESSIRQYELVVHTDINMNKVYTGEMGRLKSYESQKPPFDAKNPFLAPVTLNRKLNQGGERHLMHLELDISGSKIRYESGDHVAVYPANDTSLVNQIGEILGADLDVIMSLNNLDEESNKKHPFPCPTTYRTALTYYLDITNPPRTNVLYELAQYATDPNEQEHLRKMASSAAEGKTLYLSWVLEARRNILAILQDVPSLRPPIDHLCELLPRLQARYYSIASSSKVHPHAIHICAVVVEYETKTGRLNKGVATTWLKNKVPNENGHKLTVPMYVRKSQFRLPFKPSTPVIMIGPGTGIAPFVGFVQERAWLKQQGKDVGETVLYYGCRHENEDYLYREELAQFHKEGALTQLNVAFSRDQAQKVYVQHLLKKNKEGVWKLIHEGNAHIYVCGDARSMARDVQNTFYEIVAEFGSMTQPQAVDYVKKLMTKGRYSLDVWS; encoded by the exons ATGGGATGTGTGTACTCGGTCCCGCAAGAGGACCTGACTCGGGGGAG AACATCCTCGGTGAGGGAGAGCAGCTTTGTTGAGAAGATGAAGAAAACG GGGCGGAACATCGTGGTGTTTTATGGTTCCCAGACTGGTACAGCAGAGGAGTTTGCCAACCGCCTGTCCAAAGATGCCCATCGTTATGGCATGCGGGGCATGTCAGCGGACCCGGAGGAGTATGATTTG TCTGATCTGAGCCGCCTCTCTGAGATTGACAATTCCTTGGCCGTGTTCTGCATGGCTACATACGGAGAGGGTGATCCCACGGACAATGCCCAGGATTTCTATGACTGGCTGCAGGAGACTGATACAGACTTGACTGGTCTCAAATTTGCA GTGTTCGGCCTGGGCAACAAGACTTACGAGCACTTCAACGCGATGGGGAAATACGTGGACAAGAGGCTGGAGCAGCTCGGAGCCCAGCGGATGTTTGAGCTCGGCATGGGAGATGACGACGGGAA CCTGGAAGAGGACTTCATCACTTGGCGGGAGCAGTTCTGGCCGGCAGTGTGCGAGCACTTTGGCGTGGAAGCTACCGGAGAGGAGTCCAG caTCCGTCAGTATGAGCTGGTGGTCCACACAGACATCAATATGAACAAGGTCTACACTGGCGAGATGGGCCGGCTGAAGAGCTATGAAAGCCAGAAACC CCCGTTCGATGCAAAGAACCCTTTCCTGGCACCTGTTACCCTGAACCGAAAACTGAACCAGGGCGGAGAGAGGCACCTCATGCACTTGGAACTGGACATCTCTGGCTCCAAAATCAG GTATGAGTCCGGGGACCATGTTGCTGTGTACCCAGCCAACGACACATCACTAGTGAACCAGATCGGCGAGATTCTGGGCGCAGATTTGGATGTGATAATGTCCTTAAACAACCTGGATG aggaATCCAATAAGAAGCATCCGTTCCCCTGCCCCACCACGTACCGAACAGCCCTGACCTATTACCTGGACATCACCAACCCGCCGCGCACCAACGTCCTGTACGAGCTGGCTCAGTACGCCACAGACCCCAACGAGCAGGAGCACCTCCGCAAGATGGCGTCTTCCGCTGCCGAGGGGAAG ACGCTGTACCTCAGCTGGGTTTTGGAGGCCAGAAGGAACATATTAGCCATCCTGCAGGATGTACCTTCTCTCCGACCTCCCATCGACCACCTCTGTGAGCTGCTGCCTCGCCTGCAGGCCCGTTACTACTCGATTGCCTCCTCTTCCAAG GTTCACCCTCACGCCATCCACATCTGCGCTGTGGTTGTGGAATACGAGACCAAGACAGGCCGGCTGAACAAAGGAGTGGCCACTACCTGGCTGAAGAACAAGGTGCCCAATGAAAACGGGCACAAGTTGACGGTGCCCATGTATGTCAGGAAGTCACAGTTCCGGTTGCCTTTCAAACCCAGCACGCCCGTCATCATGATCGGGCCCGGGACTGGGATCGCCCCGTTCGTTGGCTTCGTTCAAGAACGGGCCTGGCTGAAGCAGCAAG GGAAGGACGTTGGCGAGACGGTGCTGTACTACGGCTGTCGCCATGAGAACGAGGACTACCTGTACCGAGAGGAGCTTGCCCAGTTCCACAAGGAGGGAGCCCTCACCCAGCTCAACGTCGCCTTCTCCAGGGACCAAGCCCAGAAG GTCTACGTTCAGCACTTGCTGAAGAAGAACAAAGAGGGGGTCTGGAAGCTGATCCACGAGGGGAACGCTCACATCTACGTGTGCGG TGACGCTCGCAGCATGGCGCGGGACGTGCAGAACACCTTCTACGAAATCGTGGCCGAGTTCGGGAGCATGACCCAGCCCCAGGCCGTGGACTATGTAAAGAAACTGATGACCAAGGGCCGCTACTCCCTGGACGTCTGGAGCTAA
- the LOC117867416 gene encoding NADPH--cytochrome P450 reductase isoform X1 yields MGDSAMDSTLPPPESAVPEGTLFSMTDVFLFSLIVGLLSYWFLFRKKKEEIPEFTKIQPTTSSVRESSFVEKMKKTGRNIVVFYGSQTGTAEEFANRLSKDAHRYGMRGMSADPEEYDLSDLSRLSEIDNSLAVFCMATYGEGDPTDNAQDFYDWLQETDTDLTGLKFAVFGLGNKTYEHFNAMGKYVDKRLEQLGAQRMFELGMGDDDGNLEEDFITWREQFWPAVCEHFGVEATGEESSIRQYELVVHTDINMNKVYTGEMGRLKSYESQKPPFDAKNPFLAPVTLNRKLNQGGERHLMHLELDISGSKIRYESGDHVAVYPANDTSLVNQIGEILGADLDVIMSLNNLDEESNKKHPFPCPTTYRTALTYYLDITNPPRTNVLYELAQYATDPNEQEHLRKMASSAAEGKTLYLSWVLEARRNILAILQDVPSLRPPIDHLCELLPRLQARYYSIASSSKVHPHAIHICAVVVEYETKTGRLNKGVATTWLKNKVPNENGHKLTVPMYVRKSQFRLPFKPSTPVIMIGPGTGIAPFVGFVQERAWLKQQGKDVGETVLYYGCRHENEDYLYREELAQFHKEGALTQLNVAFSRDQAQKVYVQHLLKKNKEGVWKLIHEGNAHIYVCGDARSMARDVQNTFYEIVAEFGSMTQPQAVDYVKKLMTKGRYSLDVWS; encoded by the exons AACATCCTCGGTGAGGGAGAGCAGCTTTGTTGAGAAGATGAAGAAAACG GGGCGGAACATCGTGGTGTTTTATGGTTCCCAGACTGGTACAGCAGAGGAGTTTGCCAACCGCCTGTCCAAAGATGCCCATCGTTATGGCATGCGGGGCATGTCAGCGGACCCGGAGGAGTATGATTTG TCTGATCTGAGCCGCCTCTCTGAGATTGACAATTCCTTGGCCGTGTTCTGCATGGCTACATACGGAGAGGGTGATCCCACGGACAATGCCCAGGATTTCTATGACTGGCTGCAGGAGACTGATACAGACTTGACTGGTCTCAAATTTGCA GTGTTCGGCCTGGGCAACAAGACTTACGAGCACTTCAACGCGATGGGGAAATACGTGGACAAGAGGCTGGAGCAGCTCGGAGCCCAGCGGATGTTTGAGCTCGGCATGGGAGATGACGACGGGAA CCTGGAAGAGGACTTCATCACTTGGCGGGAGCAGTTCTGGCCGGCAGTGTGCGAGCACTTTGGCGTGGAAGCTACCGGAGAGGAGTCCAG caTCCGTCAGTATGAGCTGGTGGTCCACACAGACATCAATATGAACAAGGTCTACACTGGCGAGATGGGCCGGCTGAAGAGCTATGAAAGCCAGAAACC CCCGTTCGATGCAAAGAACCCTTTCCTGGCACCTGTTACCCTGAACCGAAAACTGAACCAGGGCGGAGAGAGGCACCTCATGCACTTGGAACTGGACATCTCTGGCTCCAAAATCAG GTATGAGTCCGGGGACCATGTTGCTGTGTACCCAGCCAACGACACATCACTAGTGAACCAGATCGGCGAGATTCTGGGCGCAGATTTGGATGTGATAATGTCCTTAAACAACCTGGATG aggaATCCAATAAGAAGCATCCGTTCCCCTGCCCCACCACGTACCGAACAGCCCTGACCTATTACCTGGACATCACCAACCCGCCGCGCACCAACGTCCTGTACGAGCTGGCTCAGTACGCCACAGACCCCAACGAGCAGGAGCACCTCCGCAAGATGGCGTCTTCCGCTGCCGAGGGGAAG ACGCTGTACCTCAGCTGGGTTTTGGAGGCCAGAAGGAACATATTAGCCATCCTGCAGGATGTACCTTCTCTCCGACCTCCCATCGACCACCTCTGTGAGCTGCTGCCTCGCCTGCAGGCCCGTTACTACTCGATTGCCTCCTCTTCCAAG GTTCACCCTCACGCCATCCACATCTGCGCTGTGGTTGTGGAATACGAGACCAAGACAGGCCGGCTGAACAAAGGAGTGGCCACTACCTGGCTGAAGAACAAGGTGCCCAATGAAAACGGGCACAAGTTGACGGTGCCCATGTATGTCAGGAAGTCACAGTTCCGGTTGCCTTTCAAACCCAGCACGCCCGTCATCATGATCGGGCCCGGGACTGGGATCGCCCCGTTCGTTGGCTTCGTTCAAGAACGGGCCTGGCTGAAGCAGCAAG GGAAGGACGTTGGCGAGACGGTGCTGTACTACGGCTGTCGCCATGAGAACGAGGACTACCTGTACCGAGAGGAGCTTGCCCAGTTCCACAAGGAGGGAGCCCTCACCCAGCTCAACGTCGCCTTCTCCAGGGACCAAGCCCAGAAG GTCTACGTTCAGCACTTGCTGAAGAAGAACAAAGAGGGGGTCTGGAAGCTGATCCACGAGGGGAACGCTCACATCTACGTGTGCGG TGACGCTCGCAGCATGGCGCGGGACGTGCAGAACACCTTCTACGAAATCGTGGCCGAGTTCGGGAGCATGACCCAGCCCCAGGCCGTGGACTATGTAAAGAAACTGATGACCAAGGGCCGCTACTCCCTGGACGTCTGGAGCTAA